From the genome of Variovorax sp. RA8, one region includes:
- a CDS encoding SDR family NAD(P)-dependent oxidoreductase, translated as MTSANTRGTALITGASSGIGALYADRLARRGHDLVLVARNRERLQALADRLVRDTGRRVETLAADLTDKADLARVEEVLRSNEKINMLVNNAGVGATAPLLASDIGKMEAMIALNVNVLTRLTYAAVPAFVKRPGATLVNIASIVAVSPETLNGVYGASKAYVLALGQSLQHELAGQGVRIQTVLPGATATEFWDTAGLPVQHLPSEIVMTAENLVDAALAGLDLGETVTIPSLPDQAEWDAYEAARRAMSGRLSSSQVAARYA; from the coding sequence ATGACTTCAGCAAACACCCGGGGCACCGCCCTCATCACCGGCGCTTCATCCGGCATCGGCGCGCTCTACGCCGACCGGCTGGCACGCCGCGGCCATGACCTGGTCCTGGTCGCGCGCAACCGCGAGCGGCTGCAAGCGCTGGCCGACCGGCTCGTCCGCGACACCGGGCGCCGGGTCGAGACGCTGGCCGCCGACCTGACCGACAAGGCCGACCTGGCGCGCGTCGAGGAGGTGCTGCGCAGCAACGAGAAGATCAACATGCTGGTGAACAACGCCGGCGTCGGGGCGACCGCGCCGCTGCTGGCCTCGGACATCGGGAAGATGGAAGCCATGATCGCGCTGAACGTGAACGTGCTCACGCGGCTCACCTACGCGGCGGTTCCGGCCTTCGTGAAGCGCCCGGGCGCGACGCTGGTGAACATCGCCTCCATCGTGGCCGTTTCGCCGGAAACGCTGAACGGGGTCTACGGCGCCAGCAAGGCCTATGTGCTTGCGCTGGGGCAGTCGCTGCAGCACGAGCTGGCGGGCCAGGGCGTGCGCATCCAGACGGTGCTGCCCGGCGCGACCGCCACCGAGTTCTGGGATACGGCGGGGCTGCCGGTGCAGCATCTCCCGAGCGAGATCGTGATGACGGCCGAGAACCTGGTCGACGCCGCGCTCGCCGGGCTGGACCTGGGCGAGACGGTCACGATCCCCTCGCTGCCGGACCAGGCCGAGTGGGATGCCTATGAGGCGGCGCGGCGGGCGATGTCGGGGCGGCTGTCCAGCTCCCAGGTCGCGGCGCGCTACGCCTAG
- a CDS encoding DMT family transporter produces the protein MRTSSPWLGIAALLAATSSWGAMFLVSKEVLQHVDPFWFTLIRYSLSALFLAALLVPRGAAPWHQLRSHAGPLALRGVAGFGVFSVMVLTGLAHSVPSHGAIIMATTPITTQLLRWLLDGVRPTRITLLTSALALAGVVVVSGVLVSSNGDAASTAWGDAIALAGTLGWVWYTRGAAQFAGRLDVVEYSALTVLAAWPLLLMGALGATALGLAELPQVQGLESSWHALLYVGLVPSAVAVLAYNFGVRKLGPVTGTAFINFVPVSALLMSVALGKLPSASELLGMGMVVGALLIHTAGSRLGAARIELHVDRACRASS, from the coding sequence ATGCGTACGTCTTCCCCTTGGCTCGGCATCGCCGCGCTGCTCGCCGCCACCTCCTCGTGGGGTGCCATGTTCCTCGTCAGCAAGGAGGTGCTTCAGCACGTCGACCCCTTCTGGTTCACCTTGATCCGCTACAGCCTCTCCGCCCTGTTCCTCGCCGCGCTGCTGGTCCCGCGCGGGGCCGCGCCGTGGCACCAGCTGCGCAGCCACGCCGGCCCGCTCGCGCTGCGCGGCGTGGCCGGCTTCGGCGTGTTCAGCGTGATGGTGCTGACCGGCCTGGCCCATTCGGTGCCCTCGCACGGCGCCATCATCATGGCCACCACCCCGATCACCACGCAGCTGCTGCGCTGGCTGCTGGACGGCGTGCGGCCCACCCGCATCACGCTGCTGACCAGCGCGCTCGCACTGGCGGGCGTGGTCGTCGTCTCGGGCGTGCTGGTTTCATCGAACGGCGATGCGGCATCGACCGCGTGGGGCGACGCCATCGCCCTGGCCGGCACCCTGGGCTGGGTCTGGTACACCCGCGGCGCCGCGCAGTTCGCGGGCCGGCTGGACGTCGTCGAATACAGCGCGCTGACCGTGCTGGCCGCCTGGCCCCTGCTGCTGATGGGCGCGCTGGGTGCGACCGCGCTTGGCCTGGCGGAGCTTCCGCAGGTGCAAGGGCTGGAATCGTCCTGGCACGCGCTGCTCTACGTGGGGCTGGTTCCTTCCGCCGTTGCCGTGCTGGCCTACAACTTCGGCGTGCGCAAGCTGGGGCCGGTGACCGGCACCGCCTTCATCAACTTCGTGCCGGTCTCGGCGCTGCTGATGAGCGTGGCGCTGGGCAAGCTGCCCTCGGCGAGCGAACTGCTGGGCATGGGGATGGTGGTGGGGGCGCTGTTGATCCACACGGCGGGCAGCCGGCTCGGGGCGGCGCGGATCGAGCTCCATGTCGACCGCGCATGCCGCGCGTCGTCCTGA